In Camelus bactrianus isolate YW-2024 breed Bactrian camel chromosome 18, ASM4877302v1, whole genome shotgun sequence, one DNA window encodes the following:
- the RPS15A gene encoding small ribosomal subunit protein uS8, whose amino-acid sequence MVRMNVLADALKSINNAEKRGKRQVLIRPCSKVIVRFLTVMMKHGYIGEFEIIDDHRAGKIVVNLTGRLNKCGVISPRFDVQLKDLEKWQNNLLPSRQFGFIVLTTSAGIMDHEEARRKHTGGKILGFFF is encoded by the exons ATGGTGCGCATGAACGTCCTGGCTGATGCTCTCAAGAGCATCAACAATGCCGAAAAGAGAGGCAAACGCCAGGTTCTTATTAGGCCGTGCTCCAAAGTCATTGTCCGGTTTCTAACTGTGATGATGAAGCATG GTTACATTGGCGAATTTGAAATCATTGATGATCACAGAGCTGGGAAAATTGTTGTGAACCTCACAGGCAGGCTAAATAAG tgTGGAGTGATCAGCCCCAGATTTGATGTGCAACTCAAAGATCTAGAAAAATGGCAGAATAATCTGCTCCCGTCCCGTCAGTTTGG TTTCATTGTACTGACAACGTCAGCCGGCATCATGGACCATGAAGAAGCAAGGCGAAAACACACAGGGGGGAAGATCCTTGGATTCTTTTTCTAG